AACTTCGGATCCTTGATCTGGCTGTACAGCTTGCCGTCGGAGAAGGTGCCCGCGCCGCCTTCGCCGAACTGCACGTTGGACTCGGGGTTGAGCACGCTTTTACGCCACAGGCCCCAGGTGTCCTTGGTGCGCTGACGAACTTCGGTGCCGCGCTCGAGGATGATCGGCTTGAAGCCCATCTGCGCCAGCAGCAGGCCGGCGAAAATCCCGCACGGGCCGAAACCGACCACGATCGGGCGCTGGCTCAGGTCGCTCGGCGCCTGACCGACGAATTTGTAGCTGACATCCGGCGCCACGTTGACGTTACGGTCGTCGGCGAACTTGCCCAGCACCTTGGCCTCGTCGCGCACGTTGAGGTCGATGGTGTAGATGAAGCACAGTTCGGAGGACTTTTTTCGCGCGTCGTAGCTGCGCTTGAACAAGGTGAAATCGAGCAAGTCATCGCTGGCGATGCCCAGGCGCTGCACGATGGCAGCACGCAGGTCTTCTTCGGGATGGTCGATTGGCAGCTTGAGTTCGGTGATTCGTAACATGGCGAGGATCCGGATTCGCGGGGCGCACAACTGCGCCAGGGCGTTTGAAGGCCGCGATTATAAGCCGCAAAGGCCGGATCCGGTGAGGCTAAAACGCTCAGTCGTTGCGCGATCCGCCGAAATACCCGCAACCACGCTCGACCTTGCCGTCGATGCGCAGCTCGGCGCTCATGTGCTGCACGCTGCCGGTGCTGCTGTCGACGCAGCGCTGCGGCGCGACCCACAACTCGATGCGCTGGTTGTTGGCTTCGCTGCTCAGGTTGAAGCGGCCGCCCCAGTTGCTCCTCGACATACGGCACGGCCAGTGCCGGCTGGCCTTCGCGGTCGATGACCATGCCCTTGCCGCTGACTTTGACGTTCCATTCGGGACCGTGGCCGGCGGCACGCAGGATCAACAGTTTGAAATTCGGGTCATCGCACGCGGTGCCGGAGCGCTCGACGCGATACAACTGGCCAAGGTCGAGGCGGTCGCCGGCGATCCTCCCGCGCACATCGGCAAACAGCTTGCCCTGCTGATCGGCGAGGGTCGCAGCCTCTTGCAGCACGCTGGTGCCGCCGATGTCGTTGACCACGTACTGACGCTGTTCGCCACACGGCTGGAACACCAGTTTGCCCTCGGCTGCCGTCAACTGCCCCTGCATCCGGGTCTGCCCGACGTGGGACGCGCTCTCACGCGGGCCATCGAGCAATTGGCAGGCGGCGAACAACGGCAGCAGGGCAACAACGATCAACGAACGGGCAACACGCATCTTCGGCTCTCCAGACAAGTGCCGCCACGTTACGCAGGCTGACCGTTGATCACAAGGGTTTAGCCTACGTGAAAGGTCTGACCGGTTTGCAGGCCTTCGACACTTTTCGCGTAGGCCAATGCCACATCGGCTGCCGGAACCGGCTTGTAGCCACGGAAGTAGGGGGCATAGCTGCCCATCGCTTCCAGCAGCACGGTCGGGCTGATCGAGTTGACGCGCAGGCCTCGCGGCAATTCGATGGCGGCCGCTTTGACGAAGCTGTCCAGGGCGCCATTGACCAGTGCCGCCGAGGCGCCGGTGCGGATCGGGTCGTGGCTGAGCACGCCGGTGGTGAAGGTGAACGAGGCACCGTCGTTGGCGTATTCGCGGCCGATCAGCAGCAGGTTGACCTGGCCCATCAGCTTGTCTTTCAGGCCCAAAGCGAAACTGTCAGCGTTCATCTCGCCGAGTGGGGCGAAGGTCACGTTACCGGCGGCACAGATCAGCGCGTCGAACTTGCCGGTCTGCTCGAACAGCTTGCGAATCGATGCGCTGTCGCTGATGTCCACCTGGAAATCGCCGCTGTTGCGACCGATACGGATGACTTCGTGACGCTGGCTCAGCTCTTTGTCCACGGCCGAACCGATGGTGCCGGCGGCACCGATCAACAGAATCTTCATGGGCTGTTCCTCAATGGGTTGAACGAGGTTTCAGTCTAGAGTGGTTTTTTCTGCGGATAAGCGCACTAATAGGCAACCTTTGGTTTTCAAATGGAAACAATCCATGAGCGAAATGGATGATCTGGCGGCGTTTGCGGTATTGATCGAGGCCGGCAGTTTTACCCTGGCGGCGCAGCAACTGGGTTGCAGCAAGGGCCAGTTGTCCAAACGCATCAGTCAGCTGGAAGCACAGTTTTCCGTGGTGTTGCTGCAACGCACGACGCGCCGTCTGAGCCTGACTGCCGCCGGCGCCGCTTTGCTGCCACAGGCGCAGGCGCTGGTCGTCCAGGTGGAGCGCGCGCGGCAGGCATTGGCGCGTTTGAAAGACGACATGGCCGGGCCGGTGCGGATGACGGTGCCGGTGTCGCTGGGGGAAACGTTTTTCGATGGCTTGCTGCTGGAGTTCTCGCAGCAATACCCCGAGGTGCAGATCGAGCTGGAGCTGAACAACCACTATCGCGACCTGTCTCGGGATGGCTTCGATCTGGCGATTCGCTCCGAGGTGGCCAATGACGAGCGGCTGGTGGCCAAGCCGCTGCTGGCGTGGCAGGAAATGACCTGCGCCAGCCCGGCGTATCTAGAACAGTTCGGCGAACCGCTGACCCCGCAGGAGCTGGCCGAACACCGCTGCCTGCTCAACAGCCACTACAGTGGTCGCGAGGAATGGCTGTATCACCAACAGCACGAATTGCTGCGGGTGCGGGTGTCGGGGCCGTTCGCCAGCAACCATTACAACCTGCTGAAGAAAGCCGCACTGGCCGGCGCCGGTATCGCACGATTGCCGTCGTACCTGCTGCAAACGGAGTTGGCTGATGGCCGGTTGCGCTGGCTGCTGCGCGATTTTCAGACGCGCCGGATGCCGATGTATCTGGTGCACCCATACCAGGGCGGTTTGCCCAAACGCACGCAAGTGCTGGCGGATTATCTGATTGGCTGGTTCAAACGCAGCGGCGAGGCGCTGGATCGCCTTCAGCGCTAACTCATTTCCTGTAGGAGTGAGCCTGCTCGCGATTGCGTAAGCAAATTCAACAGAAATGTTGGCTGGATTACCGCTATCGCGAGCAGGCTCACTCCTACAGTTTGTGGTCAGCTGGCAAAACGTCGTGCGATCAGGTGATCGATCGACAATTTCCCCGGTCCGGTCGCCATCAGGTACAGCAACACCGCCGCCCAAGTGCCGTGGGTCGGGTAGGCATCGGGATAGACGAACACCTCGATCACCAGCGTCATGCCCAGTAGCGCCAGCGCTGAAAACCTCGTGGCGAAGCCGATCAATATCAGCACCGGAAAGAAGTGTTCGGCAAACGCCGCCATGTGCGCGGCGATTTCCGGTGACAGCAGCGGTACGTGGTATTCGCTCTGGAACAACGGAATCGTCGAGTCCGCCAAGCGTGGCCAGCCGAGTTGAACGGTGCCGTCGATCAAGTCGATGGCCAGCCCCTCGACCTTGGTCTGCCCGGACTTCCAGAACACTGCGGCAATCGAGAACCGCGCGATGAAGGCGATCAGGCTGTGGGGGATTTTTTCCATGAGTCCGATGGCGCGAGTGATGAGGTTGTTCATGGCGATACCTTGGTGTTCAGGTCGGTGATGGCGTTGTGGCCGATCAGCAGGGCGAGCGTCTGCGGCAGATCGAAGGGCGGACTGTCTTGCGCCGCGTCCAGCAGCGCTCGATGATTGAGCAGATGGCGGATGAACACGCTGGCGCCGTGATCGAGAGCAAAGACCTCGACCTCCAGGCCGTTGCGCAGCACCAGTGCGTGTTGCCCTTGATGGATGTCGATGCCTGCCAGCGTCGCTTCTCCTTGATGCGCCGCCCAGATCGAAACCACCGCGTAAGCCGAATCGAGCAGGTGCAGCGAGGGATGCAGGGTGATGTCCAGTTCGGCGAGTGTTTGCGGATCGGCCAGTGCAGCGCTGATCTGTTGCGCACTGACCGTCGCGGCATCGGCGGCGTGATAAGCGCGGGTGCGCAAGCGTTCGAGCCGTGCGACATCGGCCAGATACGGCACCTCGGCCGCCGGTTCGAATGCGTCAATGAAGTCCGCCAGACCGTCGCCGTAACGGCTCATCAACGGACTGTGCGGTGGCTGTTGCTGGATGAAAATGCTCGCCATGGCGCGAAAGAATTCCTCGCCGACCAACTGCTGCACCACCGGATAACTGTCGGCCAGCGCGTTGATCAACGAACCTTGCACGTTATTGCGATACACCAGGAATCGGCTGGCAGGATCGGCACCGTTGGCGCTGCACAGGCCGGCGGGGCAGGGCAGGCGAGTGTCGAGCAGGGCGGCGCTGAAGTCGGCTTGCGTGCTCATGGCCGACTCCCAGCGTGCAGCAACAACGCTTCGGCCTGCTGCGCCTCGGCCAGCAGCACATTGAACGCCGGGACCTGATTGTCCCGCTCGATCAAGGTTGCCACCGGGCCAACGCGTTCGAGCGCCTGTCGGTATAGCGCCCAGACCGCGTCATCAATCGGCGCGCCGTGATCGTCGATCAGCAAACGGTCGCCGAGGCTGTCGGCATCTTCGGCGAACCCGGCCAGATGAATCTCGCCAACCGCGTGCAAGGGCAGTGCGTCGAGGTAGGTCAGTGGATCGCGTTGATGATTGACGCACGAGACGTAGACGTTGTTGACGTCGAGCAGCAGACCACAGCCGCTGCGGCGGATCACCTCGGTGATGAACGCCGGCTCGTCGATGGTCGAGCGCTGGAACGCCAGATAAGTGGCGGGATTCTCCAGCAGCATCGGCCGTTTGAGGCTGTTCTGCACTTGATCGATGTGTTCGCAGACGCGGTTCAGCGTCGGCGTGTCATACGCCAGCGGCAGCAGGTCATTGAGGAACACCGGGCCGTGGCTCGACCAGGCCAGGTGTTCGGAAAAGGATTGCGGTTGATAGCGCTCGATCAGCGTTTTCAGGCGTTGCAGGTGTTGAGCATCCAGCGACCCTTCGGCCCCGATGGACAGCCCGACACCGTGCAGCGACAGCGGATACTGCTCGCGGATCAACCCGAGAAAATGATGAAACGGACCGCCGTCGACCATGTAGTTTTCGGCGTGGACTTCAAAGAAACCGATGTCCGGTTGGGTGCCGAGCACTTCAATAAAGTGCCCGGTCTTGAGCCCCAGCCCCGCGCGGGGCGGGAGCCCGCAGAGGGCTGCCCGAGTGCGCGGTGGGACAGTTTCGCTGGTGGTCAACATGAGCGTCACTCGGGCAGGCAATGGTTCAGGATTTGGCTTTATAGGCTTCCATCTGACCGAAACCGGTCGGCGAGGTCTTGCTCTCGGTGGTGGTGCAGGTGCCTTTTGGCACGAACTTCCACGAGTTGGCCTGGTAGTCCATCTTCGCTGTGCCGGCACAGGTAGTGCCCGCGCCCGCGGCGCAATCGTTGTGACCCTTCATGGCCACACCGAAGCATTTTTCCATGTTGCTGTTGTCGGCGGCATTGGCGCTGGAAACGGCAGTCATGCTCAGGGCGGAACCAAGAGCCAGAACCAGTGCAGCGGCGGACAGGGTGCGAGTGGTAGCAGTCATGATGTTTCTCCAGATTTGAGCTTGGGTTTTACAAGCGAAGTGCGCTTGCTTACCCCACTAGAGAACGCTCATGGCGATGCGTTACAGCGCAGTGCAAAGTTTTTTCGAAAAGATTTTCGAACACTGCAATCCACTGTGGGAGCGGGCTTGCTCGCGAAGGCGGTGTGTCATCAAACATCAATGGCGTCTGACACTACACCTTCGCGAGCAAGCCCGCTCCCACAGGGGATCTGTGTTGGATTCAATCTATCTGCCAGGCACAAAAAAACGGCCCGAAGGCCGTTTTTTATTGGGCGAAATGACTCAACCGCCGAGGTACGCCTCGCGCACTTTCGGGTCGGTCAGCAGCGCTTCACCGGTGCCTTGCATGACCACGCGGCCGTTCTCCAGAACGTACGCACGGTCAGCGATTTTCAGCGCCTGGTTGGCGTTCTGCTCGACCAGGAACACCGTTACACCGTCCTTGCGCAGCTGTTCGATGATGTCGAAGATCTGCTGGATGATGATCGGTGCCAGGCCCAGCGACGGCTCGTCGAGCAGCAGCAGTTTTGGCTTGCTCATCAGCGCACGGCCGATGGCAAGCATCTGCTGTTCGCCACCGGACATGGTGCCGCCGCGCTGGTTGAAGCGTTCTTTCAGGCGCGGGAACAGGCCGAGGACCTTGTCCATTTGCTCCTGATAGTCGCCCTTGTCGGTGAAGAAGCCGCCCATGGACAGGTTCTCTTCGACGGTCAGCCGGGCGAACACCCGACGACCTTCCGGCACCACGGCGATGCTCTTGCGCATGATCTGCGACGAGTCCTGACCGACCAGCTCCTCACCCATGTAGCGGATGCTGCCGCTGTGCGCCTGCGGCGAACCGCAGAGCGTCATCAGCAGCGTGGACTTGCCGGCACCGTTGGCGCCGATCAGGGTCACGATCTCGCCCTGACGGACTTCGACGTTGACGCTGTGCAGGGCCTGGATCTTGCCGTAGAAGGTGGAAACGTTTTCGAACTGCAGCATTTACGCTTCCCCCAGGTAGGCTTTGATCACTTCAGGATTGTCGCGGATCTGATCCGGCGTGCCGTCGGCCAGAGGCGTGCCCTGGTTGATCACGACGATGTGGTCGGAAATGCTCATGACCAGTTTCATGTCGTGCTCGATCAGCAGCACGGTGACGTTGTGCTCTTCACGCAGCACGCTGATCAGCGCCTTGAGGTCTTCGGTCTCCTTCGGGTTCAGACCGGCGGCCGGTTCGTCGAGCATGAGGATCCGCGGACGGGTCATCATGCAGCGGGCGATTTCCAGACGGCGTTGCTGACCGTAGGCCAGGGTGCCGGCGGTACGGTTGGCGAACTCTTTCAGATTGACCTTTTCCAGCCAGTATTCGGCATATTCCATGGCCTCGCGTTCGCTCTTGCGGAACGCCGGGGTCTTGAACAGGCCGGACAGGAAGTTGGTGTTCAGGTGACGGTGCTGGGCGATCAACAGGTTCTCGACCGCCGTCATGTCCTTGAACAACCGCACGTTCTGGAAGGTGCGCACCACGCCCTTGAGGGCAATCTTGTGCCCCGGCAGGCCCTGGATCGGCTCGCCGTCCAGCAGGATGCTGCCGCCCGAGGGCTGGTAGAAACCGGTCAGGCAGTTGAACACGGTGGTCTTGCCCGCGCCGTTCGGCCCGATCAGCGCCACCACTTGTTTTTCCTTGACGGTCAGGGCCACGCCATTGACCGCCAGCAAGCCGCCGAAGCGCATGCTCAGATTTTCAACCTTAAGGATCGGGCGGCTCATTTTCGCATCTCCGCTCTTAGTTTAAGTTCTGGGCGTTGCATCGGCAGCAGACCTTGTGGACGCCAGATCATCATCAACACCATCAGCGCACCGAACATCAACATCCGGTATTCGCTGAACTCACGCATCATTTCCGGCAACAGGATCATCACCACGGCCGCGAGAATCACGCCCAGTTGCGAGCCCATGCCACCCAGCACGACGATGGCGAGGATGATCGCCGACTCGATGAAGGTGAACGATTCCGGCGTCACCAGACCCTGACGGGCAGCGAAGAAGCTACCGGCGAAACCGGCGAAGCTCGCCCCCAGGGTGAACGCCGACAGCTTGATGATCGTCGGATTCAGACCCAGCGCACGGCAGGCGATTTCATCTTCACGCAGCGCTTCCCACGCACGGCCGATCGGCATGCGCAGCAGGCGGTTGATGATGAACAGCGCTGCCAGCGCCAGCAACAGGGCAACCAGGTAGAGGAAGATCACCTTGTTGATCGAGTTGTATTCGAGGCCGAAATATTCGTGGAAGGTTTGCATGCCTTCCGCCGCTTTACGTTCGAAGGTCAGACCGAAGAACGTCGGTTTCTCGATGTTGCTGATGCCGTTCGGGCCACCAGTGATGTCGGTCAGGTTACGCAGGAACAGACGAATGATTTCGCCGAAACCGAGGGTCACGATCGCCAGATAGTCACCGCGCAGACGCAACACCGGGAAGCCCAGCAGGAAGCCGAACGTCGCCGCCATCAGGCCGGCAATCGGCAGGCAGATCCAGAAGCTCAGGCCGTAGTAGTGCGACAGCAGCGCGTAGCTGTAGGCGCCGACGGCGTAGAAACCGACGTAACCGAGGTCGAGCAGACCGGCCAGACCGACGACGATGTTCAGACCGAGGCCGAGCATCACGTAGATCAGGATCAGCGT
The Pseudomonas fluorescens genome window above contains:
- a CDS encoding HvfC/BufC N-terminal domain-containing protein, whose translation is MSTQADFSAALLDTRLPCPAGLCSANGADPASRFLVYRNNVQGSLINALADSYPVVQQLVGEEFFRAMASIFIQQQPPHSPLMSRYGDGLADFIDAFEPAAEVPYLADVARLERLRTRAYHAADAATVSAQQISAALADPQTLAELDITLHPSLHLLDSAYAVVSIWAAHQGEATLAGIDIHQGQHALVLRNGLEVEVFALDHGASVFIRHLLNHRALLDAAQDSPPFDLPQTLALLIGHNAITDLNTKVSP
- the livG gene encoding high-affinity branched-chain amino acid ABC transporter ATP-binding protein LivG; amino-acid sequence: MSRPILKVENLSMRFGGLLAVNGVALTVKEKQVVALIGPNGAGKTTVFNCLTGFYQPSGGSILLDGEPIQGLPGHKIALKGVVRTFQNVRLFKDMTAVENLLIAQHRHLNTNFLSGLFKTPAFRKSEREAMEYAEYWLEKVNLKEFANRTAGTLAYGQQRRLEIARCMMTRPRILMLDEPAAGLNPKETEDLKALISVLREEHNVTVLLIEHDMKLVMSISDHIVVINQGTPLADGTPDQIRDNPEVIKAYLGEA
- a CDS encoding BufA1 family periplasmic bufferin-type metallophore; this encodes MTATTRTLSAAALVLALGSALSMTAVSSANAADNSNMEKCFGVAMKGHNDCAAGAGTTCAGTAKMDYQANSWKFVPKGTCTTTESKTSPTGFGQMEAYKAKS
- the bufB gene encoding MNIO family bufferin maturase encodes the protein MLTTSETVPPRTRAALCGLPPRAGLGLKTGHFIEVLGTQPDIGFFEVHAENYMVDGGPFHHFLGLIREQYPLSLHGVGLSIGAEGSLDAQHLQRLKTLIERYQPQSFSEHLAWSSHGPVFLNDLLPLAYDTPTLNRVCEHIDQVQNSLKRPMLLENPATYLAFQRSTIDEPAFITEVIRRSGCGLLLDVNNVYVSCVNHQRDPLTYLDALPLHAVGEIHLAGFAEDADSLGDRLLIDDHGAPIDDAVWALYRQALERVGPVATLIERDNQVPAFNVLLAEAQQAEALLLHAGSRP
- a CDS encoding DoxX family protein, which gives rise to MNNLITRAIGLMEKIPHSLIAFIARFSIAAVFWKSGQTKVEGLAIDLIDGTVQLGWPRLADSTIPLFQSEYHVPLLSPEIAAHMAAFAEHFFPVLILIGFATRFSALALLGMTLVIEVFVYPDAYPTHGTWAAVLLYLMATGPGKLSIDHLIARRFAS
- a CDS encoding high-affinity branched-chain amino acid ABC transporter permease LivM, with the translated sequence MTRNLKQALFSALLVWAVAYPVLGLKLTIVGINLEVHGTSPAILATIAVCSVLMFLRVLFNQQISKAWKSSPGLPLIPAKASNFLTLPTTQRYIIIALILGALVWPFFGSRGAVDIATLILIYVMLGLGLNIVVGLAGLLDLGYVGFYAVGAYSYALLSHYYGLSFWICLPIAGLMAATFGFLLGFPVLRLRGDYLAIVTLGFGEIIRLFLRNLTDITGGPNGISNIEKPTFFGLTFERKAAEGMQTFHEYFGLEYNSINKVIFLYLVALLLALAALFIINRLLRMPIGRAWEALREDEIACRALGLNPTIIKLSAFTLGASFAGFAGSFFAARQGLVTPESFTFIESAIILAIVVLGGMGSQLGVILAAVVMILLPEMMREFSEYRMLMFGALMVLMMIWRPQGLLPMQRPELKLRAEMRK
- a CDS encoding LysR family transcriptional regulator, which encodes MSEMDDLAAFAVLIEAGSFTLAAQQLGCSKGQLSKRISQLEAQFSVVLLQRTTRRLSLTAAGAALLPQAQALVVQVERARQALARLKDDMAGPVRMTVPVSLGETFFDGLLLEFSQQYPEVQIELELNNHYRDLSRDGFDLAIRSEVANDERLVAKPLLAWQEMTCASPAYLEQFGEPLTPQELAEHRCLLNSHYSGREEWLYHQQHELLRVRVSGPFASNHYNLLKKAALAGAGIARLPSYLLQTELADGRLRWLLRDFQTRRMPMYLVHPYQGGLPKRTQVLADYLIGWFKRSGEALDRLQR
- a CDS encoding short chain dehydrogenase; the encoded protein is MKILLIGAAGTIGSAVDKELSQRHEVIRIGRNSGDFQVDISDSASIRKLFEQTGKFDALICAAGNVTFAPLGEMNADSFALGLKDKLMGQVNLLLIGREYANDGASFTFTTGVLSHDPIRTGASAALVNGALDSFVKAAAIELPRGLRVNSISPTVLLEAMGSYAPYFRGYKPVPAADVALAYAKSVEGLQTGQTFHVG
- a CDS encoding ABC transporter ATP-binding protein — protein: MLQFENVSTFYGKIQALHSVNVEVRQGEIVTLIGANGAGKSTLLMTLCGSPQAHSGSIRYMGEELVGQDSSQIMRKSIAVVPEGRRVFARLTVEENLSMGGFFTDKGDYQEQMDKVLGLFPRLKERFNQRGGTMSGGEQQMLAIGRALMSKPKLLLLDEPSLGLAPIIIQQIFDIIEQLRKDGVTVFLVEQNANQALKIADRAYVLENGRVVMQGTGEALLTDPKVREAYLGG